Proteins encoded within one genomic window of Mytilus trossulus isolate FHL-02 unplaced genomic scaffold, PNRI_Mtr1.1.1.hap1 h1tg000158l__unscaffolded, whole genome shotgun sequence:
- the LOC134700545 gene encoding uncharacterized protein LOC134700545 has protein sequence MNTCAIDSLNQQYSIHAPAVHTRPSENVMFQVPSEPRSSKYNYHRLPKLDLPYFNGDIIKWQTFWDCFESSIHDNDTLTPIQKFNYLKAQLEGSAAQTVEGFAFTNGNYETAVNLLRDRFGQPSKLIHAYMKALMNLPAPTNDAFSLRSYGDRLESYVRGLKSLGQTPEMYGSLLVPVVLDKLPIDIRKNIAREHGRDNLILDNLRKSITKEIDILEAGEGVTDSDRLYATIFFMGTQSHSYKSKFTDTHQKTNTRTCIFCSGEHYPTECSEVTDANARNQIVKQKQLCFNCLGSHRVAACKSTKRCKKCNGMHHTGICRGKEVIPGTTPEHTTQQSSVNKVETPNETRVMYSSQQNHNILLKTAIAPVVYNDQEVECNILFDEGAQCSFITQKLADQLEIKPTEKVSIQLSAFGDLSQKVRNLDTATLQLQTDTGEKVHINTLIVPEIAVPINNNISLTTRSLPHLRELKLAHSMQSTERFVIDFLIGADHYWDILEDKVIRGNGPTAVQSKIGYLLSGPINRNINQPSTVLVNVIAHKNTTIDNEKGNSTEGLSQKHNHQDDVPSGMIVTKRRPFEENIQGSDYLPRPPERTHPQLVESRSHIDTGQKLIMKEIYS, from the coding sequence ATGAACACATGTGCTATAGATTCTTTGAACCAGCAGTATTCAATTCACGCCCCTGCAGTGCATACCCGTCCGTCAGAGAATGTCATGTTTCAAGTCCCGTCAGAACCGAGatcttcaaaatataattaccataGGCTTCCAAAGTTAGACTTACCCTATTTTAATGGAGATATTATCAAGTGGCAGACATTTTGGGATTGTTTCGAGTCATCGATACACGACAACGACACATTAACGCCAATCCAAAAGTTTAATTATCTGAAAGCCCAGCTGGAGGGAAGCGCCGCGCAAACAGTAGAGGGATTCGCTTTCACAAATGGTAACTACGAAACCGCAGTCAACCTTCTCAGAGATCGGTTCGGACAGCCTAGCAAACTGATACATGCTTACATGAAAGCACTCATGAATTTACCCGCACCGACAAATGATGCTTTTAGTTTGAGGTCTTACGGAGACAGATTAGAATCATACGTACGAGGATTAAAGTCACTTGGTCAAACACCAGAGATGTATGGTTCGCTTTTGGTACCTGTAGTTTTGGACAAGTTACCGATTGACATTAGAAAGAATATTGCAAGAGAACACGGAAGAGATAATTTGATATTAGATAATTTACGCAAATCTATAACTAAAGAGATCGACATACTCGAAGCTGGAGAAGGAGTCACAGATTCAGACAGATTGTACGCCACTATATTTTTCATGGGTACGCAATCACATTCATACAAGAGCAAATTCACAGACACACATCAGAAGACAAATACACGTACATGTATTTTCTGTTCAGGTGAGCACTATCCGACGGAGTGCTCTGAAGTAACAGACGCAAACGCTAGAAATCAAATCGTAAAACAGAAACAGTTATGCTTTAACTGTTTAGGGTCACACCGAGTGGCCGCATGCAAGTCTACTAAACGATGTAAAAAGTGTAACGGAATGCATCATACTGGCATATGTAGAGGCAAAGAGGTAATTCCAGGTACGACACCGGAGCATACAACACAACAGTCATCAGTAAACAAAGTTGAAACACCAAACGAGACTAGAGTAATGTATTCATCACAACAGAATCACAACATTCTCCTGAAAACAGCAATTGCACCAGTTGTATATAACGACCAAGAAGTAGAATGTAACATCTTATTTGACGAGGGAGCACAGTGTTCTTTTATAACTCAGAAACTAGCTGatcaattagaaataaaaccCACAGAAAAAGTAAGCATTCAACTGTCTGCGTTCGGAGATTTATCTCAGAAAGTTCGTAACTTAGACACTGCAACACTACAACTACAGACCGACACAGGAGAAAAGGTGCATATTAATACACTCATTGTTCCAGAAATTGCCGTCCCAATTAATAACAATATTTCCCTGACTACAAGGAGCTTGCCACACTTAAGAGAACTTAAACTTGCACATTCTATGCAAAGTACAGAACGTTTCGTAATTGACTTTCTCATAGGCGCCGACCACTATTGGGACATTCTCGAGGACAAAGTAATTAGAGGAAACGGACCCACCGCTGTTCAGTCAAAGATCGGATATCTATTATCAGGACCGATCAATAGAAACATCAACCAGCCATCAACAGTTCTTGTAAACGTCATCGCACACAAGAACACAACTATTGATAACGAGAAAGGCAATTCCACAGAAGGGTTGTCTCAGAAACATAACCATCAAGATGATGTACCTTCAGGTATGATCGTTACCAAAAGAAGACCCTTTGAGGAAAACATCCAAGGAAGTGACTATCTACCAAGACCGCCCGAACGAACACACCCTCAACTGGTGGAGTCAAGAAGCCACATAGATACAGGACAGAAACTTATAATGAAAGAAATTTACAGCTGA
- the LOC134700546 gene encoding uncharacterized protein LOC134700546: MNTCAIDSMNQQYSIHAPAVHTRPSENVMFQVPSEPRSSKYNYHRLPKLDLPYFNGDIIKWQTFWDCFESSIHDNDTLTPIQKFNYLKAQLEGSAAQTVEGFAFTNGNYETAVNLLRDRFGQPSKLIHAYMKALMNLPAPTNDAFSLRSYGDRLESYVRGLKSLGQTPEMYGSLLVPVVLDKLPIDIRKNIAREHGRDNLILDNLRKSITKEIDILEAGEGVTDSDRLYATIFFMGTQSHSYKSKFTDTHQKTNTRTCIFCSGEHYPTECSEVTDANARNQIVKQKQLCFNCLGSHRVAACKSTKRCKKCNGMHHTGICRGKEVIPGTTPEHTTQQSSVNKVETPNETRVMYSSQQNHNILLKTAIAPVVYNDQEVECNILFDEGAQCSFITQKLADQLEIKPTEKVSIQLSAFGDLSQKVRNLDTATLQLQTDTGEKVHINTLIVPEIAVPINNNISPTTRSLPHLRELKLAHSMQSTERFVIDFLIGADHYWDILEDKVIRGNGPTAVQSKIGYLLSGPINRNINQPSTVLVNVIAHKNTTIDNEKGNSTEGLSQKHNHQDDVPSGMIVTKRRPFEENIQGSDYLPRPPERTHPQLVESRSHINTGQKLIMKEIYS, from the coding sequence ATGAACACATGTGCTATAGATTCTATGAACCAGCAGTATTCAATTCACGCCCCTGCAGTGCATACCCGTCCGTCAGAGAATGTCATGTTTCAAGTCCCGTCAGAACCGAGatcttcaaaatataattaccataGGCTTCCAAAGTTAGACTTACCCTATTTTAATGGAGATATTATCAAGTGGCAGACATTTTGGGATTGTTTCGAGTCATCGATACACGACAACGACACATTAACGCCAATCCAAAAGTTTAATTATCTGAAAGCCCAGCTGGAGGGAAGCGCCGCGCAAACAGTAGAGGGATTCGCTTTCACAAATGGTAACTACGAAACCGCAGTCAACCTTCTCAGAGATCGGTTCGGACAGCCTAGCAAACTGATACATGCTTACATGAAAGCACTCATGAATTTACCCGCACCGACAAATGATGCTTTTAGTTTGAGGTCTTACGGAGACAGATTAGAATCATACGTACGAGGATTAAAGTCACTTGGTCAAACACCAGAGATGTATGGTTCGCTTTTGGTACCTGTAGTTTTGGACAAGTTACCGATTGACATTAGAAAGAATATTGCAAGAGAACACGGAAGAGATAATTTGATATTAGATAATTTACGCAAATCTATAACTAAAGAGATCGACATACTCGAAGCTGGAGAAGGAGTCACAGATTCAGACAGATTGTACGCCACTATATTTTTCATGGGTACGCAATCACATTCATACAAGAGCAAATTCACAGACACACATCAGAAGACAAATACACGTACATGTATTTTCTGTTCAGGTGAGCACTATCCGACGGAGTGCTCTGAAGTAACAGACGCAAACGCTAGAAATCAAATCGTAAAACAGAAACAGTTATGCTTTAACTGTTTAGGGTCACACCGAGTGGCCGCATGCAAGTCTACTAAACGATGTAAAAAGTGTAACGGAATGCATCATACTGGCATATGTAGAGGCAAAGAGGTAATTCCAGGTACGACACCGGAGCATACAACACAACAGTCATCAGTAAACAAAGTTGAAACACCAAACGAGACTAGAGTAATGTATTCATCACAACAGAATCACAACATTCTCCTGAAAACAGCAATTGCACCAGTTGTATATAACGACCAAGAAGTAGAATGTAACATCTTATTTGACGAGGGAGCACAGTGTTCTTTTATAACTCAGAAACTAGCTGatcaattagaaataaaaccCACAGAAAAAGTAAGCATTCAACTGTCTGCGTTCGGAGATTTATCTCAGAAAGTTCGTAACTTAGACACTGCAACACTACAACTACAGACCGACACAGGAGAAAAGGTGCATATTAATACACTCATTGTTCCAGAAATTGCCGTCCCAATTAATAACAATATTTCCCCGACTACAAGGAGCTTGCCACACTTAAGAGAACTTAAACTTGCACATTCTATGCAAAGTACAGAACGTTTCGTAATTGACTTTCTCATAGGCGCCGACCACTATTGGGACATTCTCGAGGACAAAGTAATTAGAGGAAACGGACCCACCGCTGTTCAGTCAAAGATCGGATATCTATTATCAGGACCGATCAATAGAAACATCAACCAGCCATCAACAGTTCTTGTAAACGTCATCGCACACAAGAACACAACTATTGATAACGAGAAAGGCAATTCCACAGAAGGGTTGTCTCAGAAACATAACCATCAAGATGATGTACCTTCAGGTATGATCGTTACCAAAAGAAGACCCTTTGAGGAAAACATCCAAGGAAGTGACTATCTACCAAGACCGCCCGAACGAACACACCCTCAACTGGTGGAGTCAAGAAGCCACATAAATACAGGACAGAAACTTATAATGAAAGAAATTTACAGCTGA